The Bradyrhizobium sp. WSM471 genome includes the window CCGGCTGCAGGTGCCGCTGCTCCCGTGGCCGAAGCGCCGCCGCTGGTGCCGGAGGCCCCTGCCGCCGTCGAAGCCGCGCCGACCTCCGGCGTGCTCGCCGACCAGAGCCTGGAGCGTCCGCTGCGTCCGGGCGAAGTCTCGCTCGACGAGCTCGAGCGCGCCTTTCGCGAGACCGCGATCGAAGTCCCGGCGCCCGTTGCCAAAGCTGAAGTCAAGGCCGAGCCTGAGCCTGCCGCTGAAGCCCCGGTGCCTGTTGCCAAGGACGTCGCCAAGGAGACTAAGGCGCCCAAGGAGAAGGTCGCGCCCAAGAAATCGATGGCCGCCGACGAGGGCGCCGGCGAGGGCGCCAGCATCGCCAACCAGTCGATCCGCGTCAACGTGGATACGCTGGAGCATCTGATGACCATGGTCTCGGAGCTGGTGCTGACCCGCAACCAGCTGCTGGAGATCTCCCGCCGCAACGAGGACACCGAGTTCAAGGTGCCGTTGCAGCGGCTGTCCAACGTCACCGCCGAGCTGCAGGAAGGCGTCATGAAGACGCGCATGCAGCCGATCGGCAATGCCTGGCAGAAGCTGCCCCGCATCGTTCGCGACCTCTCGAGCGAACTCGGCAAGCAGATCGAGCTGGAGATGCACGGCGCCGACACCGAGCTCGACCGCCAGGTGCTCGACCTGATCAAGGACCCGCTCACCCACATGGTGCGCAACTCCGCCGACCATGGCCTGGAGACCCCGGCCGAGCGTCTCGCCGGCGGCAAGGGCGAGCAGGGCACCATTCGCCTGTCCGCCTATCACGAGGGCGGCCACATCATCATCTGCATCGCCGACAACGGCCGTGGCCTGAACACCGACAGGATCAAGGCCAAGGCGATCTCCTCGGGCCTGGTCAGCGAGGCCGAGCTCGAGAAGATGAGTGAAGCCCAGATCCACAAGTTCATCTTCGCGCCGGGCTTCTCCACTGCTGCCGCCATCACCTCGGTGTCGGGGCGCGGCGTCGGCATGGACGTGGTGCGCACCAATATCGACCAGATCGGCGGCACCATCGACATCAAGTCGGTCGCCGGTGAGGGCTCCTCCGTCACCATCAAGATCCCGCTGACGCTCGCCATCGTCTCCGCGCTGATCGTGGAAGCCGCCGGCGACCGCTTTGCGATCCCGCAGCTCTCCGTGGTCGAGCTGGTGCGTGCCCGCGCCAACTCGGAGCACCGCATCGAGCGCATCAAGGACACCGCGGTTCTCCGGCTGCGCAACAAGCTGCTGCCGCTGATCCATCTCAAGAAGCTGCTCAAGATCGACGACGGCGCCGTCTCCGATCCCGAGAACGGCTTCATCGTGGTGACGCAGGTCGGCAGCCAGACCTTCGGCATCGTCGTCGACGGCGTGTTCCACACCGAAGAAATCGTGGTCAAGCCGATGTCGACGAAACTGCGTCACATCGACATGTTCTCGGGCAATACCATCCTGGGCGACGGCGCGGTCATCATGATCATCGACCCCAACGGCATCGCCAAGGCGCTCGGCGCCGCCGGCTCCTCGGCCCATGACATGAACAACGAGAACGGGGCTCACCACATCGGATCGGGCGAGCAGACCACCTCGCTGCTGGTGTTCCGCGCCGGCTCGTCCCAGCCCAAGGCGGTCCCGCTCGGGCTCGTCACGCGCCTGGAAGAGCTCCCGGCCGACAAGATCGAGTTCAGCAACGGCCGCTACATGGTGCAGTACCGCGAGCAGCTGATGCCGCTCGTGGCCATGGAAAGCGTCACCATCGCGAGCCAGGGCGCCCAGCCGATCCTGGTGTTCTCCGATGACGGCCGCTCCATGGGCCTCGTCGTCGACGAGATCATCGACATCGTCGAGGAACGGCTCAACATCGAGGTCGGCGGATCCTCCTCCGGCATTCTCGGCTCGGCCGTGATCAAGGGCCAGGCCACCGAAGTGATCGACGTCGGCCACTTCCTGCCGATGGCGTTCTCCGACTGGTTCACCCGCAAGGAGATGAAGCCGTCGCTGCACTCGCAATCGGTGCTGCTGGTCGACGACTCCGCGTTCTTCCGCAACATGCTGGCCCCGGTGCTCAAGGCCGCCGGCTACCGCGTCCGCACCGCGCCGACCGCGCAGGAGGGCCTGGCGGCGCTGCGCGCACAGACCTTCGACGTGGTCCTGACCGACATCGAGATGCCCGACATGAACGGGTTCGAGTTTGCCGAGACCATCCGCTCCGACAGCAATCTGGGCGCGATGCCGATCATCGGGCTCTCCGCGCTGGTGTCGCCGGCGGCGATCGAGCGCGGCCGTCAGGCCGGCTTCCACGACTATGTCGCCAAGTTCGACCGTCCCGGTCTGATCGCGGCGCTGAAGGAACAGACCGCGGGCGCCGCCGGTGCCTCCGAGCTGAGCCGCGCAGCAGCGTAACCAGCGGGATCAGGAGAAACTAACATGACCAAGAAGACCCAGTCCGGCGAAGGCGCCATGGTCGAATACGTCACCGCGATGATCGGCGGCCAGCTGTTCGGCCTGCCGATCTCCCGCGTCCAGGACGTGTTCATGCCCGAGCGCGTCACCCGCGTGCCGCTGTCCTCGCGCGAGATCGCGGGCGTGCTGAACCTGCGCGGCCGCATCGTCACCGTGGTCGACATGCGCGCCCGGCTCGGCCTGCCCAAGCCCGAGGACGGCAAGATCCCGATGGCGGTCGGCGTCGACCTGCGCGGTGAATCCTACGGCCTCTTGATCGACCAGATCGGCGAAGTGCTGCGGCTCGCCGAGGACGGCATGGAAGAAAACCCCGTCAATCTCGACCCCCGCATGGCCAAGCTCGCCGGCGGTGTCCACCGTCTCGACGGCCAGCTCATGGTCGTCCTCGACGTCGACCGCGTCCTCGAGCTCGCGCCCGAGATGATGGCGGCCTGATACGCCGGCACATCCGCCGACGTACCTGCAATCGGAAGTGCCCCCGCAAAAGGGGGGAGAAGCAGAGGTTCACATGCGAACTTGTCTCGTCGTTGATGATTCCAGCGTCATCCGCAAGGTTGCGCGCCGGATCCTGGAGGGCCTCGACTTCCAGATCCTCGAAGCCGAGGACGGTGAGAAGGCGCTGGAGGCCTGCAAGCGCGGCTTGCCCGATGCTGTGCTGCTCGACTGGAACATGCCGGTGATGGACGGCTACGAGTTCCTCGGCCATCTCCGGCGCATGCCCGGCGGCGACCAGCCCAAGGTGGTGTTCTGCACCACCGAGAACGACGTCGCCCATATCGCGCGCGCGCTGCACGCCGGCGCCAACGAATACATCATGAAGCCCTTCGACAAGGACATCGTGACGGCGAAATTCCAGGAAGTCGGCCTTATCTGAGCGATCGCCCGGAGGCTGAACGGCTCCTTCGGCGTTTGTTTTCAACTGACCGTTTCAGTCTGAGTTGGTGAGTAATGAGTGTTGCGTTCGCAGGTAACTCGACCC containing:
- a CDS encoding hybrid sensor histidine kinase/response regulator, which codes for MDDLLREFLTETSESLDTVDNQLVKFEQEPNNAKILDNIFRLVHTIKGTCGFLGLPRLEALAHAGETLMGKFRDGMPVTGQAVTVILSSIDRIKEILAGLEATEAEPEGTDRDLIDKLEAMVEQGMAAMSGSAQPMPAAGAAAPVAEAPPLVPEAPAAVEAAPTSGVLADQSLERPLRPGEVSLDELERAFRETAIEVPAPVAKAEVKAEPEPAAEAPVPVAKDVAKETKAPKEKVAPKKSMAADEGAGEGASIANQSIRVNVDTLEHLMTMVSELVLTRNQLLEISRRNEDTEFKVPLQRLSNVTAELQEGVMKTRMQPIGNAWQKLPRIVRDLSSELGKQIELEMHGADTELDRQVLDLIKDPLTHMVRNSADHGLETPAERLAGGKGEQGTIRLSAYHEGGHIIICIADNGRGLNTDRIKAKAISSGLVSEAELEKMSEAQIHKFIFAPGFSTAAAITSVSGRGVGMDVVRTNIDQIGGTIDIKSVAGEGSSVTIKIPLTLAIVSALIVEAAGDRFAIPQLSVVELVRARANSEHRIERIKDTAVLRLRNKLLPLIHLKKLLKIDDGAVSDPENGFIVVTQVGSQTFGIVVDGVFHTEEIVVKPMSTKLRHIDMFSGNTILGDGAVIMIIDPNGIAKALGAAGSSAHDMNNENGAHHIGSGEQTTSLLVFRAGSSQPKAVPLGLVTRLEELPADKIEFSNGRYMVQYREQLMPLVAMESVTIASQGAQPILVFSDDGRSMGLVVDEIIDIVEERLNIEVGGSSSGILGSAVIKGQATEVIDVGHFLPMAFSDWFTRKEMKPSLHSQSVLLVDDSAFFRNMLAPVLKAAGYRVRTAPTAQEGLAALRAQTFDVVLTDIEMPDMNGFEFAETIRSDSNLGAMPIIGLSALVSPAAIERGRQAGFHDYVAKFDRPGLIAALKEQTAGAAGASELSRAAA
- a CDS encoding PleD family two-component system response regulator is translated as MRTCLVVDDSSVIRKVARRILEGLDFQILEAEDGEKALEACKRGLPDAVLLDWNMPVMDGYEFLGHLRRMPGGDQPKVVFCTTENDVAHIARALHAGANEYIMKPFDKDIVTAKFQEVGLI
- a CDS encoding chemotaxis protein CheW, which translates into the protein MTKKTQSGEGAMVEYVTAMIGGQLFGLPISRVQDVFMPERVTRVPLSSREIAGVLNLRGRIVTVVDMRARLGLPKPEDGKIPMAVGVDLRGESYGLLIDQIGEVLRLAEDGMEENPVNLDPRMAKLAGGVHRLDGQLMVVLDVDRVLELAPEMMAA